One segment of Chionomys nivalis chromosome 1, mChiNiv1.1, whole genome shotgun sequence DNA contains the following:
- the LOC130882414 gene encoding ran-specific GTPase-activating protein-like, with the protein MAATKDSHEDHDTSTENADESNHDPQFEPIVSLPEQEIKTLEEDEEELFKMRAKLFRFASENDLPEWKERGTGDVKLLKHKEKGTIRLLMRRDKTLKICANHYITPMMELKPNAVSDRAWVWNTHADFADECPKPELLAIRFLNAENAQKFKTKFEECRKEIEEREKKGPGKNDNAEKVAEKLEALSVRETRDEAEEKSEEKQ; encoded by the coding sequence ATGGCGGCCACCAAGGACAGTCATGAGGACCATGATACCTCCACAGAGAATGCAGATGAATCCAACCATGACCCTCAGTTCGAGCCAATAGTTTCTCTTCCTGAGCAAGAAATTAAAACActggaggaagatgaagaggaactTTTCAAGATGCGGGCAAAGCTATTCCGGTTTGCTTCAGAGAATGACCTCCCAGAATGGAAGGAGCGAGGCACTGGTGATGTCAAGCTCCTGAAGCATAAGGAGAAAGGGACCATCCGCCTTCTCATGAGGAGGGACAAGACTCTGAAGATATGCGCCAACCACTATATCACACCGATGATGGAGCTGAAGCCCAATGCTGTCAGCGACCGTGCCTGGGTCTGGAATACTCACGCCGACTTTGCTGATGAGTGCCCCAAGCCTGAACTGCTCGCCATCcgcttcctaaatgctgagaaTGCACAAAAGTTCAAGACAAAGTTTGAAGAATGCAGGAAAGAgattgaagagagagaaaagaaaggaccaGGCAAAAATGATAATGCTGAAAAGGTGGCTGAGAAGCTGGAAGCCCTTTCTGTGAGGGAGACCAGAGATGAGGCTGAAGAGAAATCTGAGGAGAAGCAATGA